The Mytilus galloprovincialis chromosome 7, xbMytGall1.hap1.1, whole genome shotgun sequence genome has a window encoding:
- the LOC143082667 gene encoding uncharacterized protein LOC143082667, whose amino-acid sequence MKNFELLFLILGNFLAVCLSLQSNNTSTQHLQDERISALERSLQKYDNMLHNLCEDYKKEPVMFYAIIKNRRFDLQKDSTVVFEELVINKGHHYNQNSGIFVAPKSGIYLFSWTVSTETTGYIIAELVIENNVISSTGNTDTNGGYQSASMTGLGRMEKNDHAFIRTTGFGTTNSFRSQDNYPQSSFLGVLISNEL is encoded by the exons ATGAAGAACTTCGAGTTATTATTCCTGATTTTGGGAAATTTTTTGGCTGTTTGCTTGTCGTTACAAAGCAATAATACATCGACGCAACACTTGCAAGATGAAAGAATATCAGCTCTGGAAAGAAGTCTACAAAAATATGACAATATGTTGCATAATCTGTGTGAAGATTATAAAAAAG AGCCAGTGATGTTCTATGCAATAATAAAGAACCGAAGATTCGATCTACAAAAAGATTCCACTGTGGTTTTTGAGGAGCTAGTTATTAACAAAGGTCATCATTACAATCAAAACAGTGGAATTTTTGTAGCTCCAAAAAGTGGTATTTACCTTTTCTCCTGGACCGTCTCAACAGAAACAACAGGATATATTATAGCTGAACTGGTCATAGAGAACAATGTAATATCTTCAACCGGAAATACAGATACAAATGGCGGATATCAATCAGCGTCAATGACAGGTTTGGGTAGAATGGAAAAGAATGACCACGCTTTCATTAGAACGACAGGGTTTGGGACCACTAACAGTTTTAGAAGTCAAGACAATTACCCACAATCATCCTTTCTCGGAGTTCTGATCAGTAACGAACTGTAG
- the LOC143084068 gene encoding uncharacterized protein LOC143084068 produces MDTGISSSIKDAISLEVKNAVSNLQQDILNNISTIMDSRLSSFQSNIRQSQQDISQSQIYKIEQTVTDNFSFKRKGNENQFKHKSRVLSKLKEADVNLEGPDLSVDSVQTAKAKIVEGMELVRERQKLIKMADSSELRWKVVSEYVTNPIADDSEDEKKIIRAQNRAERKQKAEKYKKIVTRKAPYTREKAENTNSSWKPGRCFNCGLRGHWTDNCPDKKKISTFKTLFNLPILTNSICSNLNDTEHSSIETDGHMTVYCNNKVSFKSPLNVTVDQPSGIFSPVGQLKSKLPEWKSITSNTHILDVIENGYKIPFKTEPKSELLKNNRSSLDNPKFVKDEIRKLIEKKCISEVKERPFVVNPLTVAYNKNKPRLVLDCRHLNPHLFKFRFKYEDTENARDLFKKGDFLFSYDLKSAYHHIEITEIHRSFLGFAFVFDGIMRYFVFNVLPFGIATAGYIFTKVLREVVKHMRAEGKRVIMFLDDGLGGDNDFENCMNSSFEVKNTLERLGFLIAHEKCHWLPSQSMDWLGYTWDTKIGRVFIKEERIEKAENSIRKLCREATNGRLLFSARFLASILGQIISMMIVIGDKVRLHTRYLYDCIMGRASWDAPVKMNPDALTEILFWESSLRKLNEQGVDICRVDHDFVSDFDIFCDASDVGFGGYLSTQFSVV; encoded by the exons ATGGACACCGGAATATCTAGTTCAATTAAAGACGCCATTTCGCTTGAAGTGAAGAATGCCGTTTCTAACCTTCAACAAGACATATTGAATAACATTTCTACTATCATGGATTCCAGATTATCGTCTTTCCAATCCAACATAAGACAATCTCAACAGGACATTTCACAGTCTCAAATTTACAAAATCGAGCAGACCGTTACTGACAATTTCTCATTCAAGAGAAAAGGCAATGAGAATCAGTTCAAACATAAATCCAGGGTACTTTCCAAGCTGAAAGAAGCAGACGTGAACTTAGAAGGGCCAGATTTGAGCGTCGATTCCGTACAAACAGCTAAAGCCAAGATAGTAGAAGGTATGGAATTAGTGAGAGAAAGACAGAAACTGATTAAAATGGCAGATTCCTCGGAACTGCGTTGGAAGGTTGTGAGTGAATATGTGACAAATCCTATCGCCGACGATTCGGAAGATGAGAAGAAAATAATCAGGGCACAAAACAGAGCAGAAAGAAAACAGAAAGCAGAGAAATATAAGAAAATTGTCACAAGAAAAGCACCATACACAAGAGAGAAGGCAGAGAATACCAACTCTTCTTGGAAACCTGGCAGGTGCTTCAACTGTGGATTGAGAGGCCATTGGACGGACAATTGTCCGGATAAGAAGAAGATAAgtacttttaaaactttatttaatttgCCAATCTTGACTAATAGTATTTGTTCAAATTTAAATGATACTGAACATAGTTCAATAGAAACTGATGGTCACATGACAGTTTATTGCAATAATAAGGTCAGTTTTAAATCGCCGTTAAATGTCACGGTTGATCAGCCGTCAGGTATTTTCTCACCTGTTGGTCAGTTAAAATCTAAATTACCTGAATGGAAATCAATTACAAGCAATACACATATTTTGGATGTTATCGAAAACGGATACAAGATACCTTTCAAGACAGAACCAAAATCAGAATTGTTGAAGAATAACAGATCTTCACTTGATAATCCAAAATTTGTTAAagatgaaataagaaaattaatcgagaaaaaatgtatttcagaAGTAAAAGAAAGACCTTTTGTTGTAAACCCTCTTACAGTTGCTTACAATAAGAACAAACCTAGGCTGGTTTTAGATTGTCGGCATTTGAACCCACATCtatttaaatttagatttaagTACGAAGATACAGAAAACGCACGAGACCTTTTTAAAAAGGGTGATTTTCTATTTAGCTATGATTTGAAATCGGCATATCACCATATTGAGATCACAGAAATACACAGGTCTTTTCTtggttttgcatttgtttttgacGGTATAATGCGTTATTTTGTGTTTAACGTATTGCCATTTGGTATTGCAACAGCTGGGTATATATTTACCAAAGTGCTAAGAGAAGTTGTCAAACACATGAGGGCAGAAGGTAAACGTGTCATCATGTTTTTAGATGACGGTCTCGGAGGGGACaatgattttgaaaattgtatgaaTAGTAGTTTTGAAGTTAAAAATACACTCGAAAGATTAGGATTTTTAATAGCTCATGAAAAATGTCATTGGTTACCTAGTCAGAGTATGGATTGGTTAGGTTACACATGGGATACCAAAATAGGTAGAGTTTTTATTAAGGAAGAAAGAATTGAGAAAGCCGAAAATAGTATTCGCAAATTATGCAGAGAAGCTACAAACGGTAGATTGTTATTCAGTGCTAGATTTTTAGCCAGTATTTTGGGTCAAATCATTTCCATGATGATTGTTATTGGTGACAAGGTGAGATTGCACACCAGATACTTGTATGATTGTATCATGGGACGAGCAAGTTGGGATGCTCCTGTAAAGATGAACCCAGATGCTCTTACAGAAATTTTATTCTGGGAAAGCTCGCTCAGAAAATTAAATGAGCAGGGTGTTGACATTTGCAGAGTTGATCATGATTTTGTGTcagattttgacattttttgtgaCGCCTCAGATGTAGGCTTCGGTGGTTATTTATCCACTCAGTTTAGCGTT GTGTGA